From a single Sorghum bicolor cultivar BTx623 chromosome 5, Sorghum_bicolor_NCBIv3, whole genome shotgun sequence genomic region:
- the LOC8066054 gene encoding probable glycosyltransferase 6: MAASESVPFCVKGGGGAPRPHGGHLVLPAGRVREGLAFAAGAVVAALVLLSSASVLAPPPVPNIVSLPVPSSSANADAASSSPSASVAAVGKGPRTFYDDPSLSYAVAVGQRRRRDITDWDAKRAAWLRTRGLDGASAAAGVAGRVVMVTGSQPEPCKGPGGDHALLRFLKNKLDYCRLHGIELLYNTALLEPSMVAYWAKIPAVRAAMLAHPDAEWVWWVDADAVFTDMDFSLPLHRYGGHNLVVYGWEREVYEERSWVGLNAGVFLIRNCQWSLDLMDAWARMGPASPEYARWGKTLREELEGKPNDESDDQSALVYLLSRHPERARWSNATFLESGYYFQGYWAEIVDRLDGVAARYEAVERGGVGRGLRRRHAEREHLLYAAARREAVRRRDGSGGGVPGPDGGGQKGWRRPFVTHFTGCQPCGGAPNRMYTRKRCAEGIRRALAFADDQVLRAYGFRHAAPLSDSVAPLPFDYPAAH; this comes from the coding sequence ATGGCCGCGTCCGAGTCCGTGCCGTTCTGCGTCAAGGGCGGCGGCGGTGCGCCGAGGCCGCACGGCGGCCACCTGGTGCTCCCGGCGGGGCGGGTCCGGGAGGGGCTGGCGTTCGCGGCGGGCGCCGTGGTGGCCGCGCTCGTGCTCCTCTCCTCGGCCTCCGTCCTCGCGCCGCCGCCCGTGCCCAACATCGTCTCCCTGCCCGTGCCGTCATCGTCAGCCAACGCCGACGCCGCTTCATCCTCGCCGTCCGCCTCCGTGGCCGCCGTCGGGAAGGGCCCGCGCACGTTCTACGACGACCCGTCGCTGTCGTACGCCGTGGCGGTGggtcagcggcggcggcgcgacatCACGGACTGGGACGCGAAGCGCGCGGCGTGGCTGCGGACGCGGGGCCTGGACggcgcgtcggcggcggcgggggtggCGGGGCGGGTGGTGATGGTGACGGGGTCGCAGCCGGAGCCCTGCAAGGGCCCCGGCGGCGACCACGCGCTGCTGCGGTTCCTCAAGAACAAGCTGGACTACTGCCGGCTCCACGGGATCGAGCTGCTCTACAACACGGCGCTGCTGGAGCCGTCCATGGTGGCGTACTGGGCCAAGATCCCGGCCGTACGCGCCGCCATGCTGGCGCACCCGGACGCCGAGTGGGTGTGGTGGGTCGACGCCGACGCCGTCTTCACCGACATGGACTTCTCCCTCCCGCTGCACCGCTACGGCGGCCACAACCTGGTGGTGTACGGGTGGGAGCGGGAGGTGTACGAGGAGCGGTCATGGGTGGGGCTGAACGCCGGCGTGTTTCTCATCCGCAACTGCCAGTGGTCGCTGGACCTGATGGACGCGTGGGCGCGGATGGGGCCCGCGTCGCCGGAGTACGCGCGGTGGGGGAAGACGCTGCGGGAGGAGCTGGAGGGGAAGCCCAACGACGAGTCGGACGACCAGTCGGCGCTCGTGTACCTGCTGTCGCGGCACCCGGAGCGGGCGCGGTGGTCCAACGCCACGTTCCTCGAGTCCGGCTACTACTTCCAGGGGTACTGGGCGGAGATCGTGGACCGCCTCGACGGCGTGGCGGCGCGGTACGAGGCCGTGGAGCGCGGCGGGGTCGGGCGCGGGCTCCGACGCCGCCACGCGGAGCGCGAGCACCTCCTGtacgcggcggcgcggcgcgagGCGGTGAGGCGGCGCGACGGGAGTGGCGGCGGCGTCCCTGGGCCCGACGGCGGCGGGCAGAAGGGGTGGCGGCGCCCCTTCGTGACGCACTTCACGGGTTGCCAGCCCTGCGGCGGCGCGCCCAACCGGATGTACACGCGGAAGCGGTGCGCCGAGGGGATCCGCCGCGCGCTGGCGTTCGCGGACGACCAGGTGCTCCGCGCGTACGGGTTCCGACACGCCGCGCCGCTCAGCGACAGCGTCGCGCCGCTGCCGTTCGACTACCCCGCCGCGCACTGA